A region of uncultured Desulfobacter sp. DNA encodes the following proteins:
- a CDS encoding transposase: protein MQTYGDFLNFNPHLHAIVSDGCFLKDGRFQAAPVFILEDLEEAFQYEVLKMLKKEGKINDAIIENMLSWNHSGFNVYIGGRIEPDDKVGLGNLARYIIRAC, encoded by the coding sequence GTGCAGACCTATGGCGACTTTCTCAATTTCAATCCTCATCTGCACGCTATAGTTTCAGATGGTTGCTTCTTAAAAGATGGCCGTTTTCAGGCTGCGCCGGTATTTATTCTTGAAGACCTGGAAGAGGCCTTTCAATATGAGGTACTGAAAATGCTCAAGAAAGAAGGAAAAATAAATGACGCCATTATTGAAAATATGCTTTCCTGGAATCATTCCGGGTTTAATGTTTATATCGGAGGCCGAATCGAGCCTGATGATAAAGTCGGACTTGGCAACCTGGCAAGATATATCATTCGAGCCTGTTGA
- a CDS encoding cold shock and DUF1294 domain-containing protein codes for MKQETGTISDWNEEKGFGFIKPFNEKHQLFFHISDYSRNHKRPILDLGVTYRLSTDRTGRTCAINVTPVKNHRNNGKHRGQRLFSLLLVAVFGALLFVLHKEKLIQPVILYIYPFMSFIAFAVYAKDKYAARNKKWRISESTLHILSLFGGWPGAKLAQSFLRHKSQKISFKIAYWVIVCINCTVLYWLTTPEGNALVKSLIRNVK; via the coding sequence ATGAAACAGGAAACTGGAACCATATCAGACTGGAACGAAGAAAAAGGATTCGGGTTCATTAAGCCCTTCAATGAAAAACATCAGTTATTTTTCCACATTAGCGATTACAGCAGAAATCATAAGCGTCCCATTCTTGATCTCGGGGTGACATATCGTTTGTCGACGGATCGAACGGGAAGGACATGTGCAATAAATGTCACCCCTGTGAAAAATCACAGAAACAATGGGAAACACAGAGGTCAAAGACTGTTTTCATTGCTTTTGGTTGCTGTTTTTGGGGCACTCTTATTCGTTCTCCATAAAGAAAAATTAATTCAACCCGTCATCCTTTATATATATCCGTTTATGAGCTTCATTGCTTTTGCGGTATACGCAAAAGATAAATATGCTGCCCGGAATAAAAAGTGGAGAATTTCTGAAAGTACGCTACATATTTTATCACTCTTCGGAGGCTGGCCAGGGGCTAAACTTGCTCAAAGTTTTCTGAGGCATAAATCCCAAAAAATATCCTTTAAAATTGCCTATTGGGTAATTGTTTGTATTAATTGCACGGTATTGTATTGGCTGACAACACCGGAAGGTAACGCCTTGGTAAAAAGCCTGATTCGAAATGTAAAATGA
- a CDS encoding ABC transporter substrate-binding protein: MKQKQLVVAMLVTILSMLLVSGAMAADVYKIGGIFSVTGRASFLGDPEKKTMEMMVEQINAAGGIDGHMLEAIIYDSEGDPAKAVSAVNKLLHKDRVIAIIGPSTTPTTLAIVNFTKQAKVPLISCAAGIKITTPVDPWVFKTAQSDLLAVAAVYQQMKAAGIKKIGILTVSNAYGESGKMQLLDQAEKFGIQVILNESFGAQDTDTTTQLAKIKAAGPDAIVCWGTNPGPAVVAKNAKQLKIDIPLYQSHGVGSPKFIELAGDAANGNILPTGKILVTGLLDDTDPQKKILEDYQKAYESKYSGTISGFGGYAYDAVNLLAAALKGSNGDKEKIRANLEATKGYIGATGEFNFTTEDHNGLSPAAFVMVEIKNGTWTLLK; the protein is encoded by the coding sequence ATGAAACAAAAACAACTTGTAGTGGCAATGCTTGTAACCATCCTGTCTATGCTATTGGTATCAGGGGCCATGGCGGCGGATGTTTACAAAATCGGAGGCATTTTTTCAGTAACCGGAAGGGCCTCATTTCTGGGAGACCCTGAAAAGAAAACCATGGAGATGATGGTTGAACAGATTAATGCCGCCGGTGGTATTGACGGACATATGCTTGAGGCCATCATTTATGATTCCGAAGGAGATCCGGCCAAAGCCGTATCCGCCGTAAACAAGCTGCTCCATAAAGATCGAGTCATCGCCATCATCGGCCCCTCCACCACACCCACCACCCTTGCCATTGTTAATTTCACCAAGCAGGCCAAAGTGCCTTTGATCAGCTGTGCCGCTGGCATCAAGATTACCACTCCGGTGGATCCCTGGGTATTCAAAACCGCCCAGAGTGATTTACTGGCCGTGGCAGCCGTGTACCAGCAGATGAAAGCTGCCGGCATTAAAAAAATCGGCATACTTACAGTGTCCAATGCCTATGGTGAAAGCGGAAAAATGCAGCTGTTGGATCAGGCTGAAAAGTTCGGTATCCAGGTTATCTTAAATGAAAGCTTTGGTGCCCAGGATACCGACACCACCACCCAGCTGGCTAAAATCAAGGCAGCCGGTCCGGATGCCATTGTGTGCTGGGGCACAAACCCCGGCCCGGCTGTGGTGGCAAAAAATGCAAAGCAGCTCAAAATAGACATCCCCCTGTACCAGAGCCACGGGGTTGGATCGCCCAAGTTCATTGAACTGGCCGGAGATGCAGCCAACGGAAATATCCTTCCCACGGGCAAAATTCTTGTGACCGGCCTCCTTGATGATACAGACCCCCAGAAAAAAATACTTGAAGATTATCAGAAAGCCTATGAAAGTAAATATTCCGGAACCATATCCGGATTTGGCGGGTATGCCTATGACGCCGTGAACCTTCTGGCCGCTGCATTAAAGGGCAGCAACGGAGACAAGGAAAAAATCCGTGCCAACCTGGAAGCCACCAAAGGGTACATAGGTGCCACAGGGGAGTTTAACTTCACAACTGAAGACCATAACGGCCTGTCTCCAGCGGCCTTTGTTATGGTGGAAATCAAAAACGGAACCTGGACACTGTTAAAGTAA
- a CDS encoding branched-chain amino acid ABC transporter permease produces MQEIVQYLFSGITTGAVYAVIAVGLSMLYSSTELINFAHGEFVMIGALAMVTLWVRLSLPLPLAVAGAVAIGCMIGLLFERFAIRTARNPEPITLIIITVGAGIFLKGAAMIIWGKDPFSMPSFSSHESIEIFGAALLPQSIWIVSAALVLAGGIHLFLKQTITGKAMVACAVNKKAAWLSGIPSEKMGVMAFGISSGCGAVAGIFIAPITMSSYDMGTILGLKGFCAAMIGGLGSLWGAFAGGLLLGILESLGAGLISSGLKDAIAFVLLLLILYIRPGGLFAAKEAKRF; encoded by the coding sequence ATGCAGGAAATTGTCCAATATCTGTTTTCAGGTATTACCACAGGCGCAGTCTATGCCGTCATCGCCGTGGGGCTGTCCATGCTGTACAGCTCCACGGAGCTGATCAACTTTGCCCACGGGGAGTTTGTCATGATCGGGGCCCTGGCCATGGTGACGCTGTGGGTGCGCTTAAGCCTGCCTCTGCCCCTGGCCGTGGCAGGAGCGGTGGCCATCGGTTGCATGATAGGGCTTTTGTTTGAACGGTTTGCCATCCGTACGGCCAGAAATCCCGAACCGATTACCCTGATTATTATTACAGTGGGCGCAGGCATTTTCCTGAAAGGAGCGGCCATGATTATCTGGGGAAAAGACCCCTTCAGCATGCCCTCCTTTTCAAGCCATGAATCCATTGAAATTTTTGGAGCCGCCCTTTTGCCCCAGAGCATCTGGATTGTTTCGGCCGCCCTGGTCCTGGCAGGCGGCATTCACCTTTTCCTGAAACAGACGATCACCGGCAAGGCCATGGTGGCCTGTGCCGTCAACAAAAAGGCGGCCTGGCTGTCGGGCATCCCGTCGGAAAAAATGGGGGTTATGGCCTTTGGCATCAGCTCCGGATGCGGGGCGGTGGCAGGAATCTTCATTGCCCCCATCACCATGAGTTCCTATGACATGGGCACCATCCTTGGACTCAAAGGATTCTGTGCCGCCATGATCGGAGGGCTTGGCAGCCTGTGGGGGGCCTTTGCCGGCGGACTGCTCCTGGGCATTCTGGAATCCTTGGGTGCCGGCCTTATCTCCTCGGGGCTCAAGGATGCCATAGCCTTTGTGCTCCTGCTTCTGATTCTTTACATCCGGCCGGGCGGACTGTTTGCGGCCAAAGAGGCCAAGCGGTTTTAG
- a CDS encoding branched-chain amino acid ABC transporter permease, translated as MTTDKNKYNWIEYISFICAVSAFGLVTENTYYLQIMTFIGINTILGLGLNMLMGYTGQVSLGHAAFYGIGAYTTAILSGTYGINPWLSLVCAVAAAVLIAFIVGLPTLRLSGYYLAMGTLGFGMIVNIVIREWAQVTGGASGFVGIPVLEAGSLVFMAGTGYYFLVWGIVLGAMIICRRLLASRTGRALRAIHDREKAALAIGVNTHFLKLEIFMFSAALGAIAGFLYAHFVLFISPESFGFMFSIKIVTMVVIGGMASVWGALLGAAVLTLLPEVLHGFAEYEMIIFGLILMVVMIFMPQGLTRGIMDMIRTARRARA; from the coding sequence ATGACAACGGATAAAAATAAATACAACTGGATTGAATACATCAGTTTTATCTGTGCGGTGTCCGCATTCGGACTTGTCACGGAAAACACCTATTACCTTCAGATCATGACCTTTATCGGGATCAACACCATCCTGGGATTGGGCCTTAACATGCTCATGGGGTACACCGGCCAGGTCTCCCTGGGCCATGCCGCCTTTTACGGCATCGGGGCTTACACCACAGCCATCCTCTCCGGCACATACGGCATAAACCCCTGGCTCTCCCTGGTGTGCGCCGTGGCCGCCGCCGTACTCATTGCCTTTATTGTAGGGCTTCCCACCCTGCGGCTCTCCGGGTATTACCTTGCCATGGGGACCCTGGGGTTCGGCATGATCGTCAACATTGTGATCCGGGAATGGGCCCAGGTGACCGGCGGGGCATCGGGTTTTGTGGGGATCCCCGTATTGGAGGCAGGTTCTCTTGTCTTCATGGCCGGAACCGGGTACTATTTTCTTGTGTGGGGCATTGTGCTCGGGGCCATGATCATCTGCCGCAGGCTGCTTGCCTCCCGCACGGGACGAGCGCTTCGGGCGATCCATGACAGGGAAAAAGCAGCCCTTGCCATAGGCGTCAACACCCATTTTCTCAAACTTGAAATATTTATGTTTTCAGCGGCCCTGGGGGCCATTGCAGGTTTTTTGTACGCCCATTTTGTCCTTTTTATCAGTCCTGAGTCCTTCGGGTTCATGTTCTCCATAAAAATAGTCACCATGGTGGTGATCGGGGGCATGGCAAGCGTATGGGGTGCCCTGCTCGGTGCAGCCGTGCTGACTCTTCTGCCTGAAGTCCTCCACGGATTTGCCGAATATGAAATGATTATTTTCGGGCTGATCCTGATGGTTGTCATGATATTCATGCCCCAGGGGCTGACCAGGGGGATCATGGATATGATCCGGACAGCCAGGAGGGCCAGGGCATGA
- a CDS encoding ABC transporter ATP-binding protein, whose protein sequence is MTLSQPAPENRAEKILDVQGLTKMFGGVKAQDHISFSIEKGIVCGLIGPNGAGKTTLFNMVTGIYRPDAGQVIFNGKDIRKIPVYRLVKAGVARTFQHVELFSSMTLLENIMVGMHVRTKAGFWAAVTRIPSMKKEERQSRRRAEELLEFTGLAPDAHKMAGDLPAGRQKTAQIARALASDPLLLLLDEPAAGLNPVETHALGQLIQKIKQSGITMMLVEHDMSLVMGMSDKVVVLDQGKKLAEGTPRQIQSNEAVMSAYLGNG, encoded by the coding sequence ATGACACTGTCACAGCCAGCACCTGAAAACCGGGCTGAAAAAATCCTTGACGTGCAGGGTCTGACCAAGATGTTTGGCGGCGTCAAGGCCCAGGACCATATCAGCTTTTCCATTGAAAAAGGCATTGTATGCGGCCTGATCGGTCCCAACGGGGCCGGAAAAACCACACTGTTCAACATGGTCACCGGTATTTACCGGCCCGATGCCGGCCAGGTGATTTTTAACGGAAAAGATATCAGAAAAATACCTGTTTACAGACTGGTAAAAGCAGGCGTTGCCAGAACCTTCCAGCATGTGGAACTTTTTTCATCCATGACCTTGCTGGAGAACATTATGGTGGGCATGCATGTGCGCACCAAAGCAGGTTTCTGGGCGGCGGTCACCCGGATTCCCTCCATGAAAAAAGAAGAGCGGCAATCCCGCCGCCGGGCCGAAGAACTTCTTGAATTCACAGGTCTTGCCCCAGATGCCCACAAGATGGCCGGTGACCTGCCCGCAGGCAGGCAGAAAACGGCCCAGATCGCCCGGGCCCTGGCTTCAGATCCTTTGCTGCTTCTTCTTGACGAGCCGGCTGCCGGTTTGAACCCGGTTGAAACCCACGCCCTGGGCCAGCTGATCCAGAAAATCAAACAATCCGGGATCACCATGATGCTGGTTGAACATGACATGAGCCTGGTTATGGGGATGTCTGACAAGGTGGTTGTTCTTGACCAGGGGAAAAAACTGGCCGAAGGCACACCCCGGCAGATCCAGAGCAATGAGGCGGTCATGTCCGCCTACCTGGGAAACGGATAA
- a CDS encoding ABC transporter ATP-binding protein, translating to MLRIKNLRCCYGNIAVVHTVSLSVRQGELISIIGANGAGKSTLLAAVCGLLKNWSGEIEFKGGSLKGMSAPAIVRQGISMVPEGRQIFSPLSVMDNLKMGAYTRFRKEGKNRVAEDLDMVVQMFPILKERSHQLAGTLSGGEQQMLAIGRALMARPALLVLDEPSMGLAPKIVEMIFKTIQSLRDNGVTILLVEQNARAALKIADRGYVLETGKMVLQGSADELLVDDDVKRAYLGKDYGDFLDGRNQ from the coding sequence ATGCTGAGAATTAAAAATTTAAGATGCTGTTACGGAAATATCGCCGTGGTTCATACCGTGAGCCTTTCGGTGAGACAGGGGGAACTGATCTCCATCATCGGGGCCAACGGGGCTGGCAAAAGCACTCTTTTGGCTGCGGTGTGCGGCCTGTTAAAGAACTGGTCCGGAGAGATTGAATTCAAAGGCGGCAGCCTTAAAGGGATGTCCGCCCCAGCCATTGTCAGGCAGGGCATCAGCATGGTGCCCGAAGGCCGGCAGATATTTTCCCCCTTAAGTGTTATGGATAACCTGAAAATGGGGGCATATACCCGGTTCCGAAAAGAGGGGAAAAACCGGGTGGCCGAAGATCTTGATATGGTGGTTCAGATGTTTCCCATATTAAAGGAGCGCTCACATCAGCTTGCAGGTACCCTGTCCGGCGGCGAGCAGCAGATGCTGGCCATCGGCAGGGCATTGATGGCGCGCCCTGCCCTGCTTGTGCTGGATGAACCATCCATGGGCCTTGCCCCCAAAATTGTGGAGATGATTTTTAAAACCATTCAAAGCCTTCGGGACAACGGGGTGACCATTCTTCTGGTGGAACAAAATGCCAGGGCCGCCCTGAAAATCGCTGACAGAGGCTATGTACTGGAAACAGGAAAAATGGTGCTCCAGGGCAGCGCTGATGAACTTTTAGTGGACGATGACGTCAAGCGGGCCTACCTGGGTAAAGATTACGGAGACTTTTTGGACGGAAGGAATCAATAA
- a CDS encoding AMP-binding protein: MSERETITANMENNDKEQLQLERLQTTLNRACRNVPFHSNRLAEANLSGITAIEDLAALPFMDRRHLATHYPYGLFAVPLRDIVRIHTAPGTGVNPSISGYTRTDLMIWEKLVAKSYTEAGVTNADIILIHLPGGLANWARDYKDGGEAIGAGVIPNSPLSISKTLMVTRDYKVTTLVTTPAFARHFMDFIFDQAYNPNELNLKHIILVGEPDDGKTISELRDRLYVDVWLNYGLSEIPGPAIAYECRYHEGLHINDDHILPEIINPSTGKPVQPGEEGELVLTTLSARAFPLIRFRTGDMARIITAPCPCGSHFTRIQWLTERADDYMIISGIKVSEPQIRESLTKILGMASLDCTMKRVCQAGAEMLMICIAMDDHLFSDEIKGLERLVSGAEDSLSEQCGIKVKIRLVQQREPQVISDTILS; this comes from the coding sequence ATGTCCGAGCGCGAAACAATAACGGCCAATATGGAAAACAACGACAAGGAACAGCTGCAGCTTGAGCGGCTTCAGACCACATTGAACCGGGCCTGCCGCAATGTACCCTTTCACAGCAACCGCCTTGCCGAAGCGAACCTGTCCGGCATCACAGCCATTGAAGATCTTGCAGCCCTTCCCTTCATGGACCGCAGGCACCTTGCCACCCATTATCCCTATGGTTTGTTTGCTGTGCCGTTGCGCGACATTGTACGTATTCATACAGCGCCGGGAACAGGGGTAAACCCGTCCATAAGCGGATACACCAGAACAGATCTTATGATCTGGGAAAAACTTGTGGCCAAAAGCTACACCGAAGCCGGGGTGACAAATGCGGATATTATCCTGATCCACCTGCCCGGCGGACTGGCCAACTGGGCAAGGGACTACAAGGACGGCGGTGAAGCCATTGGTGCCGGGGTGATTCCCAACTCACCCCTGTCCATATCCAAAACACTGATGGTGACAAGGGACTACAAAGTCACCACCCTTGTCACCACGCCGGCCTTTGCAAGACATTTCATGGACTTCATATTCGACCAGGCTTACAACCCCAACGAACTGAACCTGAAACATATTATTCTTGTGGGGGAACCTGACGATGGAAAAACAATTTCCGAACTTCGGGACAGGCTGTATGTGGATGTGTGGCTCAACTATGGGCTCAGTGAAATCCCCGGGCCTGCCATTGCCTATGAATGCCGCTACCATGAGGGACTTCATATCAATGACGACCACATTCTGCCTGAAATTATAAATCCGTCCACAGGCAAGCCGGTGCAACCAGGAGAAGAGGGAGAACTTGTATTAACAACGTTGTCAGCCAGAGCATTCCCGCTTATTCGTTTCCGCACCGGAGACATGGCCCGGATCATCACCGCGCCTTGTCCCTGCGGCTCCCATTTTACCCGGATTCAGTGGCTGACCGAACGTGCAGATGATTACATGATCATTTCAGGCATCAAGGTATCTGAACCCCAAATCAGAGAAAGCCTTACAAAGATATTGGGCATGGCATCCCTTGACTGCACAATGAAACGGGTATGTCAGGCAGGCGCAGAAATGCTTATGATCTGTATTGCCATGGACGATCATCTGTTTTCAGATGAAATCAAAGGTCTGGAAAGGCTGGTTTCCGGTGCCGAAGACAGCTTAAGCGAACAATGCGGTATCAAGGTTAAGATACGCCTGGTCCAGCAGCGGGAACCCCAGGTAATATCAGATACAATTTTGAGTTGA
- a CDS encoding Lrp/AsnC family transcriptional regulator — MDRIDKKILNILQKNAKITNAKLSRMVGISAPATLERVKRLETTGVICHVTAVLDPEKVGFSIMAIVSITLSLSKLSSVEQIKEKFSELEEVVECYQIAGAHDFILKVIAKDIKAYAEFINQKLTRIQGIQSIQSSFVIDRPKDKKILLLDEE, encoded by the coding sequence TTGGACCGGATTGATAAAAAAATACTGAATATTCTTCAAAAAAACGCCAAGATTACCAATGCCAAGCTGTCCAGAATGGTTGGAATTTCAGCGCCGGCTACTCTGGAACGGGTCAAGCGCCTTGAAACAACAGGGGTAATTTGTCACGTCACGGCTGTGTTAGACCCGGAAAAAGTGGGGTTTTCCATCATGGCCATTGTCAGCATTACACTGAGTTTAAGCAAGCTGTCTTCGGTGGAACAGATCAAGGAGAAGTTCTCTGAACTTGAGGAAGTTGTGGAGTGCTACCAGATTGCCGGTGCCCATGATTTTATTCTCAAGGTCATTGCAAAGGACATCAAAGCCTATGCTGAATTTATAAACCAGAAGCTGACTCGTATCCAGGGTATCCAAAGTATCCAGTCCTCATTTGTCATTGACCGTCCCAAGGATAAAAAAATTTTGCTTCTGGATGAAGAGTAA
- a CDS encoding alpha/beta fold hydrolase yields MEEFISITSTDNIRLEGYLNRQGKGKAVVLTHPYPLYGGNMDSSVICRMADCFQSAGIATLRFNLRGTGGSTGDHDNGQGEQDDVRAALDFLSDHGYDQLFLAGYSFGSWVNAHVVSAGVRIRDHIMVSPPAAFFSFDQVTRLPGTGLIIMGENDDFAPVSMIDLLISRLNITPRFEVIADADHFYAGAMSELENVLSDYLKS; encoded by the coding sequence ATGGAAGAATTTATCTCCATAACCAGTACCGATAATATTCGTCTTGAAGGATATCTGAACCGCCAGGGGAAAGGGAAAGCCGTGGTACTGACCCATCCCTATCCCCTTTACGGCGGAAATATGGACAGTTCTGTGATATGCCGGATGGCCGATTGTTTCCAGTCTGCCGGGATCGCCACCTTACGTTTTAATCTCAGAGGTACCGGGGGCAGTACCGGAGACCATGATAATGGCCAGGGTGAACAGGATGATGTGCGTGCTGCATTGGATTTTTTATCGGACCATGGATATGATCAGCTTTTTCTTGCCGGATATTCTTTTGGTTCATGGGTAAATGCCCATGTCGTCAGCGCAGGTGTTAGGATCCGGGATCATATTATGGTATCGCCGCCGGCAGCATTTTTCAGCTTTGACCAGGTGACGCGATTGCCCGGCACAGGGTTGATTATTATGGGTGAAAATGATGATTTTGCGCCTGTTTCCATGATTGATCTTCTTATCTCCAGATTGAATATTACGCCCCGGTTTGAGGTCATTGCCGATGCAGATCATTTTTATGCCGGGGCCATGTCCGAGTTGGAAAATGTTCTTTCCGACTACCTGAAATCCTGA
- a CDS encoding CTP synthase, with protein sequence MAETSKYIFVTGGVLSSLGKGLASAAIGMLLESRGLTVTIQKLDPYINVDPGTMNPFQHGEVFVTDDGAETDLDLGHYERFTNAKLGKNNNFTTGKIYHQVITKERRGEYLGGTVQVIPHITDEIKQAITLVSHDTDVVIVEIGGTIGDIESLPFLEAIRQFKTDAGPSNVIYIHLTLVPYIKTACEVKTKPTQHSVKELRSIGIQPDILLCRTESLLSQDIKNKIALFCNVGADSVFTAKDVDCIYDVPIVYNEEGLGDMILKKLNIWARAPRIDGWREMVERLKNPRYHITIAIVGKYVDLTESYKSLNEALTHGGISNDTKVNLQFVDSSTLTADNVDDVLSKVDGVLVPGGFGSRGIEGKILAAGYARQNKVPFFGICLGMQMAVIEIARNLAGLEDANSEEFDVDTPYPVIYLMKEWVDEQTGKVEKRDESSDKGGTMRLGAYPCLLVEDTFAMNAYKTENISERHRHRFEFNNEYKDRLVEAGLVISGTSPDHGLVEIVELKDHPWFLGCQFHPEFKSKPMAPHPLFKAFIKAALKQKK encoded by the coding sequence ATGGCTGAGACAAGTAAATATATTTTTGTAACAGGCGGGGTGTTATCATCATTGGGTAAGGGGTTGGCATCGGCGGCCATCGGCATGCTTCTGGAAAGCCGGGGGCTGACCGTGACCATTCAGAAGCTGGATCCCTACATCAATGTTGACCCTGGAACCATGAACCCCTTTCAGCACGGTGAGGTATTTGTTACTGATGACGGTGCTGAAACCGATCTTGATCTGGGGCATTATGAACGCTTCACCAACGCCAAACTTGGAAAGAACAACAATTTCACCACAGGAAAGATCTATCACCAGGTTATTACCAAAGAGCGCCGGGGAGAATACCTTGGTGGTACCGTTCAGGTAATTCCCCATATTACGGACGAAATCAAACAGGCCATCACCCTGGTATCCCATGACACTGATGTTGTGATTGTTGAAATCGGCGGCACCATAGGGGATATTGAATCCCTTCCTTTTCTTGAAGCCATACGTCAGTTCAAGACCGATGCAGGTCCCTCCAACGTGATTTACATCCACCTGACCCTGGTGCCCTATATTAAAACCGCCTGTGAAGTAAAAACCAAACCCACCCAGCACAGTGTCAAGGAGCTTCGCAGCATCGGTATCCAGCCGGATATCCTTTTATGCCGTACCGAGAGCCTTTTGAGCCAGGATATTAAAAACAAGATTGCTTTGTTCTGCAATGTAGGAGCTGATTCCGTATTCACTGCCAAGGACGTGGATTGTATTTATGATGTGCCCATTGTCTACAATGAAGAAGGCTTGGGGGACATGATTCTTAAAAAACTGAACATCTGGGCCCGGGCCCCTCGCATCGACGGCTGGCGGGAAATGGTGGAGCGTCTTAAAAATCCAAGGTATCATATCACCATTGCTATTGTGGGCAAGTATGTGGACCTGACAGAGAGCTATAAAAGCTTAAACGAGGCACTGACCCACGGCGGTATTTCCAATGACACCAAGGTAAATCTGCAATTTGTGGATTCCAGCACTCTGACAGCGGATAATGTGGATGACGTGCTGTCTAAGGTCGACGGCGTCCTTGTCCCGGGCGGATTCGGGTCACGGGGTATTGAGGGAAAAATTCTGGCTGCCGGGTATGCCCGTCAAAATAAGGTCCCTTTCTTTGGTATTTGCCTGGGCATGCAGATGGCTGTGATCGAAATCGCACGCAACCTGGCAGGTCTCGAAGATGCCAACAGCGAAGAGTTTGATGTAGATACACCCTATCCTGTTATTTACCTGATGAAAGAGTGGGTGGATGAGCAAACCGGCAAGGTGGAAAAAAGGGATGAATCCTCGGATAAAGGCGGCACCATGAGGTTGGGAGCCTATCCTTGCCTTCTGGTTGAAGACACATTTGCCATGAATGCCTACAAGACTGAAAATATTTCAGAACGGCATCGCCATCGTTTTGAGTTCAACAATGAATACAAAGACAGGCTTGTGGAAGCCGGACTTGTCATTTCAGGAACATCCCCGGACCATGGCTTGGTGGAAATTGTGGAGCTGAAAGATCATCCTTGGTTTCTGGGCTGTCAGTTTCATCCGGAGTTCAAGTCCAAACCCATGGCCCCCCATCCTCTGTTCAAGGCATTCATCAAAGCTGCTTTGAAGCAGAAAAAGTAA